A single Syngnathoides biaculeatus isolate LvHL_M chromosome 18, ASM1980259v1, whole genome shotgun sequence DNA region contains:
- the rabgef1 gene encoding rab5 GDP/GTP exchange factor, whose product MNQKTERRGIHVDQSELLCKKGCGYYGNTAWQGLCSKCWREEYQRVRQKQIQDDWALAEKLQREEEAAVYASSHGAPAQGPQPAQGPQPAQAPSHPPQSSLGAFSKFEEKKTNEKTRKVTTVKKFFSPSSRTTSKKDSAELKTSSPSMGRHASFDSDQVSKDFVEFLKSLQRPGREIHKQCRSFLLSVSGKKELSAGEVSECVQDFYQGLGERLMGHFKGSSEAVEQVMDQVEKYIMTRLYKSVFCPENTDDEKKDLAMQNRIRALHWVNIHMLCVPMDEEIPEASENVVKAITDIIEMDSKKVPRDKLSCVTRCSKHIFAAIASTKSEPASADDFLPALIYIVLKANPPRLQSNIQYITRFCNPSRLMTGEDGYYFTNLCCAAAFIEKLDAQSLNLTPEEFQSYMSGHASPHSDRNRPDGPSVPDSQSDPSPLNPALAQLQRNLDLLSSLSRRQETLTEAARRLQAELLSWSDGVRREVRDVLQKHPLNVSRPAVAAAADDDNADPDLLPEPLPPQVFAG is encoded by the exons atgaatCAGAAGACGGAGCGTCGCGGCATCCACGTGGACCAGTCGGAGCTGCTGTGCAAAAAGGGATGCGGTTACTATGGCAACACGGCCTGGCAAGGACTGTGCTCCAAGTGCTGGAGGGAGGAGTACCAACGGGTACGCCAGAAGCAGATCCAGGATGACTGGGCCTTGGCTGAAAA GTTGCAACGCGAGGAGGAGGCAGCCGTGTACGCCAGCAGCCACGGCGCGCCGGCCCAGGGGCCGCAGCCCGCCCAGGGGCCGCAGCCCGCTCAGGCTCCGTCGCACCCGCCCCAGTCCTCGCTCGGAGCCTTTTCCAAGTTCGAGGAGAAGAAAACCAACGAGAAGACGCGCAAAGTGACGACCGTCAAGAAGTTCTTCAGCCCGTCCTCGCGCACCACTTCCAAGAAAG ACTCAGCGGAGTTGAAGACGAGCAGCCCGTCCATGGGCCGCCACGCCAGCTTCGACTCAGACCAGGTGTCCAAGGACTTCGTGGAGTTCCTGAAGAGCCTGCAGCGGCCCGGCCGGGAGATCCACAAGCAGTGCCGCAGCTTCCTGCTCAGCGTGTCCGGCAAGAAG GAACTGAGCGCAGGAGAAGTGTCGGAGTGCGTTCAGGACTTCTACCAGGGCCTGGGCGAGCGCTTGATGGGTCACTTCAAAG GTTCCTCCGAGGCAGTGGAGCAGGTGATGGACCAGGTGGAGAAGTACATCATGACCCGTCTGTACAAAAGCGTCTTCTGCCCAGAGAACACCGACGACGAGAAGAAGGACCTGGCCATGCAGAACAGGATAAG AGCTCTCCACTGGGTGAACATCCACATGCTGTGTGTGCCCATGGACGAGGAGATTCCCGAAGCCTCAGAGAACGTGGTCAAAGCCATCACGG ACATCATCGAGATGGACTCCAAGAAGGTTCCCCGGGACAAGCTTTCGTGCGTGACGCGCTGCAGCAAGCATATCTTCGCCGCCATCGCCAGCACCAAGAGTGAGCCGGCGTCGGCCGACGACTTCCTGCCCGCGCTCATCTACATCGTCCTCAAGGCCAACCCGCCGAGACTGCAGTCCAACATCCAGTACATCACGCGCTTCTGCAACCCAAGCAGGCTGATGACCGGCGAGGACGGCTACTACTTCACTAACCTG TGTTGCGCGGCGGCCTTTATAGAGAAGCTGGACGCGCAGTCCCTCAACCTCACTCCGGAGGAGTTCCAGTCCTATATGTCAGGCCACGCCTCACCACACTCGGACCGGAACCGTCCCGACGGCCCCTCCGTCCCGGACTCCCAGTCGGACCCTTCGCCCCTTAACCCGGCGCTGGCCCAGCTCCAGCGTAACCTGGACCTCCTGTCAAGCCTGAGCAGGCGCCAAGAGACGCTGACGGAGGCGGCCCGCAGGCTTCAGGCCGAGCTGCTGTCCTGGTCCGACGGCGTGCGGCGGGAGGTCCGGGACGTCCTGCAGAAACACCCGCTGAACGTGAGCCGGCCCGCCGTGGCCGCCGCCGCTGACGACGACAACGCCGACCCCGACCTGCTCCCTGAGCCTCTGCCGCCCCAGGTGTTTGCTGGGTAA
- the LOC133491927 gene encoding uncharacterized protein LOC133491927 isoform X1: protein MILLGPGLCLPSQGTVQELFLAARDANAVPDISLDPVLTSFLSLDSADALQHQYASLQRTLTESQRAGFGLRLNRELRGGRVTHGGVGVVALALSLLLDHVAHQVRGNISAEANQSALARRSRKVFGIAVSSRIGGIAQNYLSLIPGIANDQDTMAETTEIYDNWLKLEMLDHYQRMTNKKRMSSVSMQQWLTGAALHLHMRIHQVRLHSVPFGSAESLRLSYKTALNRLVQGYTVYLHRNIRETAPSPPERPPSETGRTTNWSCSSEMSFNISQADASDETTHGGACNKTDEFAFKEGLLVIEPGRNVSHGVRHHPCESSAIQQSLVMRIMNAQDLEQTRSFFLYPKKVFQRLLAQEDPFEITN from the exons ATGATCCTGCTGGGCCCCGGTCTGTGCCTTCCCTCGCAGGGCACCGTCCAGGAACTCTTCCTGGCGGCCCGCGATGCCAACGCGGTCCCAGACATCTCCCTGGATCCGGTCCTCACCTCTTTCCTGTCTCTGGACTCAGCGGATGCGCTGCAGCACCAGTACGCCTCGCTGCAGAGGACTCTGACCGAGTCTCAGCGAGCAGGTTTTGGCCTCCGCCTCAACCGAGAGCTCAGAGGCGGCAGGGTCACCCACGGGGGCGTCGGCGTCGTAGCTCTGGCTTTGTCCTTGCTACTGGACCACGTTGCTCACCAA GTTAGAGGCAACATTTCAGCAGAGGCGAACCAATCGGCTCTAGCACGCCGGTCCAGGAAGGTTTTTGGCATCGCGGTCTCTTCAAGGATCGGCGGCATTGCACAAAACTACCTGAGCCTGATCCCGGGCATCGCCAACGACCAGGACACGATGGCCGAGACCACGGAGATCTACGACAACTGGCTGAAACTGGAAATGCTGGACCATTACCAGAGGATGACCAATAAGAAGAGGATGAGTTCCGTGTCCATGCAGCAGTGGTTGACTGGAGCTGCGCTTCATCTCCACATGAGGATACACCAG GTTCGTCTACATTCTGTGCCATTCGGGTCGGCGGAGTCTCTTCGTCTGTCCTATAAGACGGCTTTAAACCGTCTGGTGCAGGGTTACACCGTTTACCTCCACAGGAACATTCGGGAGACGGCACCGTCGCCGCCGGAGCGTCCCCCGTCCGAGACGGGCCGGACAACCAACTGGTCCTGCTCCAGTGAGATGTCCTTTAACATCAGCCAAGCGGACGCATCCGATGAGACGACCCACGGCGGCGCTTGTAATAAAACAGATGAATTTGCTTTTAAAGAGGGTCTGCTGGTCATCGAGCCGGGCAGAAACGTCAGTCACGGCGTGCGCCACCACCCCTGCGAGTCTTCGGCCATACAGCAATCTTTGGTGATGCGGATCATGAATGCGCAGGACCTGGAGCAGACCAGAAGCTTTTTCCTGTACCCCAAAAAGGTCTTCCAACGACTGCTCGCACAAGAGGATCCTTTTGAGATCACAAATTAA
- the LOC133491927 gene encoding uncharacterized protein LOC133491927 isoform X2 — protein MILLGPGLCLPSQGTVQELFLAARDANAVPDISLDPVLTSFLSLDSADALQHQYASLQRTLTESQRAGFGLRLNRELRGGRVTHGGVGVVALALSLLLDHVAHQVRGNISAEANQSALARRSRKVFGIAVSSRIGGIAQNYLSLIPGIANDQDTMAETTEIYDNWLKLEMLDHYQRMTNKKRMSSVSMQQWLTGAALHLHMRIHQEHSGDGTVAAGASPVRDGPDNQLVLLQ, from the exons ATGATCCTGCTGGGCCCCGGTCTGTGCCTTCCCTCGCAGGGCACCGTCCAGGAACTCTTCCTGGCGGCCCGCGATGCCAACGCGGTCCCAGACATCTCCCTGGATCCGGTCCTCACCTCTTTCCTGTCTCTGGACTCAGCGGATGCGCTGCAGCACCAGTACGCCTCGCTGCAGAGGACTCTGACCGAGTCTCAGCGAGCAGGTTTTGGCCTCCGCCTCAACCGAGAGCTCAGAGGCGGCAGGGTCACCCACGGGGGCGTCGGCGTCGTAGCTCTGGCTTTGTCCTTGCTACTGGACCACGTTGCTCACCAA GTTAGAGGCAACATTTCAGCAGAGGCGAACCAATCGGCTCTAGCACGCCGGTCCAGGAAGGTTTTTGGCATCGCGGTCTCTTCAAGGATCGGCGGCATTGCACAAAACTACCTGAGCCTGATCCCGGGCATCGCCAACGACCAGGACACGATGGCCGAGACCACGGAGATCTACGACAACTGGCTGAAACTGGAAATGCTGGACCATTACCAGAGGATGACCAATAAGAAGAGGATGAGTTCCGTGTCCATGCAGCAGTGGTTGACTGGAGCTGCGCTTCATCTCCACATGAGGATACACCAG GAACATTCGGGAGACGGCACCGTCGCCGCCGGAGCGTCCCCCGTCCGAGACGGGCCGGACAACCAACTGGTCCTGCTCCAGTGA